The stretch of DNA TAGTGAATCCACACTCAGCTCAGGCTGAACATGGACACAGCTCAGGGAGGATGCTTCAATGGGGAGTATCAGGATGAGTCCAAACTCCAGTGCTGGACATGAGGAAACATTTCCTTCACAGGTCTGGCCCAGACATCATGTGTGGAGTTAGGTCTCCTGGTGCTATCAGCTGGTTAAGATACAGATGTAAGTGTTGACTAAAGGGTCCCTCTTGATATCTTGACACTTTGATATCTTGATATCTCTTGATACTAATTTGCTAGTATAGACGTATCTTTGCTCTTTGTTTCACTATAGATATTAATTATACATGTTTATACATAATAAATATGCAATACATAAATCTAATAATTCCCTATATCATTAGCCTTCCTATCCACTCACATATTTCTGTCCCCTCCAGCTTGTAAGATACAAAATGGTGTCAGATACCCACTGACCAAGCTCCATGCCACTGCAGGCAGCATCCCAGGCAGTGCTGGCTGCTCTCCCAGCCTGAAACCACAGCCGGCTGCAGCCACTGCCTGGGGCATCTCCCCGTGCTCATGGCATCTGATTAATTGTGACCCctgtaattttctcattttatgaTGAGGAATGATAATCCTGGGTTTTGTTACATCTCTCTGTTTTATAAAGACCATAATaaggaatattttcttctcttgccCTGCCTATTTAGAGTGCAAATTTGGGGCATGGGGCAGAGAACTATCCTGGTTCTGTGCATCTGGTAGTTATCAAGGGGGTGCACGTACAGCTGAATAAGCTCGGTGGActctctgcctttctccttATCCgtatttgttcattttcacCTGAATTGTAATAGGATCAGCGTATGAGTTTTAGAAGTTGTCTGACATCACCAATCCTCTCCGTGCACCTGTCTGCTGGCTGATTAGATTACAGCTTTTTTCCACTCTGCTGCTTAGTGCGCGATAATAGGCGTTTCATCATCCCATTACACTAGAACATAAGAAGAGCTACTCTGGGTCAGATCAAAGATTCAACCACCCTAATCCCAAAACTGAGCGATCCTAAACACTTCAGGAGAAAACAGCGTGAGTATACAGCATTGCAGCAGGGTGCTTGTTCCTTTGTAGACATTTCTGTGTTCAAGAAACTGGCAACTGCAGGATTTCATAAGCTGGAGGCTGCAGAGGGTCGCTGTTTTTAACAGCCCCGATGGCTCCAGCCTTCCTCGGGAGCATGGGGGACCCGCAGCATCAAGTCCCACGGTGCCACTGGGTGACATAACCTGCCAACAAACCCACTTCCCATCTGCACACTGTGTTCAGTCCAGTCACCATTATCCATGCAATATCCCACTGCATGGTTAGCACAATATCCTGTCATCCTAAAAAAAAGACCACTTAAGCTTTCATGAGGTTGGCTCGACAACTAGCATGCTAACCTAGGGAACCTGCCTCAAGGACTCACTCAGGAGCAGACTTTCTCTGACAAGTTACACTGCCCCACAGAAGAAACAGCTCTGCCTTCTCTTACCAGTGGTCATGAGGGAAAAAGCATTAAATCCTGAGGTATGCTGCAGCAATAGAGGCTATACGGGGCACGGTGTTGTAAAATATGCcatgaaaataatgatttctAGTTTATTTACAAAGGAAATCCTAGCTAAGCATCTCCATTTGGTTGGAGATGTGTCTGAAACCGTAAGCtctgggaaggaaaggagagagcagGCAGTGGGAGCTTCATTGCTTGGGAGTCTCGGCCCCAAATTGGCAGGGACCTGTGTGGGGacggggcagggagcagcacacacacactgagAGCAATAAGCTTTTCAAACAGCACACGCTGTACTCTGTGCTAGCAGGAGTTTGGATAACCGTGCAAAACCTCCAAGCCTGGGATCTTCTAAATAAATGCCACATTTATCAGTATCTAAAGCAGAACATGCCACCTACCCTTCCCCGACCCCATAAAGCAGTGTCATCAGTGAAGTCAGAGAGCgtcatttgtttctttaagggttaaaaaaaataatccacagcCACTGCCAAGCAGAGACAGAACTAAACAGGCAGCAAAGAGTCCAAGCCAGACAGAGACGTAAAGCTACATCAATCATCAAAACGGGCCGCGAGGAGAGCGTATACATacagagcaagaaagaaagCGAGAGGGCGTTTTGTTTGGGTAGCTAATGTTCCCTGGACGAGGAGAGAGAAATTCTCCCTCGGGTTCTTAATGCCACTCTAAATATTTACAGCGAGATCCTGGCCAGCTGGTGAGGCAGCGATGGAGGGGAGGGCTCGTTCTCCCCAGCGCTGTCCTCCAGCCCATGCCCTGGTTGAGGAGAGGGAAGTGGCTGCACGTTGCCATGTGCACCCTGACAGCGACCCATCAAGTAAAGCCCTTCCTGTGCTCCTTCCCTTTGCCTCCATCGCTTCACCAGGCACAGAcacaggctgtgcagggaggggAGATGCCGCAGCCTGCAGGAAGGAACGCCAGGCTCACCCCAGCCCATCCCTGACACAGGGCTGGGCCGTCAGGGCTCAGGCACATTACCATGTTGCTAGGCTGGGCGACAAAGTCCCTGGGAAAGGCCACGTATGGCATGGCCCGTCGTGCAAAGCTGCTGTTTTGAGAGGACAGggccgtccccatccccacgggATGCAGTGTGGAGGCAGGAGCCCACGGAGGGCTGTGGAGGCAAACGCCACGCGGGGGTTGACACGAGGGCACAGCGGCTCCCAGCGATTTTCCTTCATCTGCCTCGCGGTGACCAGACGCAGACATGACTCACCAGTGAGCCTTGGCTTTGAGGACATGAGAAGGAGTTGTGCTTTAACCTCCTATTTCCCTCTAACTGCGGCGTTTAGGAGTGGTGTTTTAGAGCCAGTCCTGTCCCAAAACAAAGGCAGGAACTGCAGTGTTGACAAGGGGTCCGGGTCAGTCACCCACAGAGCAGTCAATGccatttttcctgaaaagccCAGAATATCGGCAGGGAGCTGGGACACATCACACAGGACCTGCTGGAGATCCTGGCCCTTCTGTGGGGCCAGTCGGGGATGCGGAGGATCCTCTGGTTGCACAAGGGGCTCAACTGATCCCTAGGAATGGATTTAGGCTCATCATCACAGACACCTGCATGGGAGTGTCACACAAACACCTACACACGGCCAAGGCAGGTGAGCGCTTACAGCCTGTGGAGATTTAGTCAGAGGTGCCTGGAGGACGATTCACCCACCCAAACACAGGTGGTGCTTGTTGGCCACCTGGATAACTCCGTAGCTGTATTGACCAGGCCTCAGGAGCTGCAAGGGGAGCTCAAACACCTTGTTCGCTTGCAGATATCTGTGCTTAGACCCGAATGAGGTATCTGCAATGGGGAGCCATGTGCCACCCTGGGACTGGAAACCTCAGGTGATTTTCTAGCTTGCTGCCCTCACTTCAACAAACTGCCCTGGGTATGGAGTCCCTGTGCACCATCTCCCACCCGTCCACCAGCACAGACCACAACGGGCAGGTGCTCCCCAGGCCTGTCCATAAGGTGGAGACACGATCCGCCACAGCAGGATCCCCGGAGGCCCTTCTTTCTCCACGAAAATACGTGACAGTGCATCACCTAGCGCAAGGCATTGCAGACTGTTTACAGGCTTCTCGAGTTCCCAGGCACTTTAGGACAGGGTCCTGTTGCTGTTTCCAAACGGACAGCCAGGACTTTTATAAGTGAACTTTCCTCTCTGTGTCTATTTATTATATGTAAACATTTGCCAGAAAAACACCACTTGGGCATGCTCAGTACCGGCCAGGTCATTGCAAAAGGCAACGGCGGCGTCACATGTGATAACAGTGAGAAGCCCATATGTGCCTATTCTTAGCCCTGGAATGTATACAATGCCCCACCGCCTTGCGCTCCTGCACAAAGCTCCCGAAAGCGGCAAAAGTGACTTCAGAATAAACACGTCCAGAAATCACCCTCTATGAATCACTTACCTACTGAAAGAAACGTCCTGTGGGTTTATAGTTTTTACCCAGGCTCTAGCTATGGAAAATCTCAGCAGAGAATAAGCGACAGAGAGTAAGTGCATGCAGGGAAGGACAACAGAAGGTAAACGTTTCTACCGTACGATTTCACTGCAGATCGAGCAGTTTAGTCATGAAATACTCATCAGATTGTTCTGCCTGGCAGTTAATTTAGTCATTGTGTGTCTgattaacatgaaaaaaaaaaaatcaacacagctAAGCAGAGTTAACAAATAACTGTTTTAATGCAGATTCCCAGTCTCTAGGGTTTAGTTTGCCCTGCTGCAGAGTTCAGCTCTGCCAGATTTACATTCTTTGGGAATGACTAACTCTAGGCAAAAGAGGCGCAAGTTACTAAACTGCTAATACTTTAAAACAGTGAATAAATGTCTAAGCACATTTATTCAATGTGATTAAAATGAACAACCCAGTTGCTTCAGCAGTTCAGCTTTCATCTCAAATCAGCAAGATAACTTCAGTGCTTTTGCTTCTTGCCAGGGATGCAGGCGATGCTGACCCCATAGTTGCAACCTATCTGACAAATTTATAAAAATTTTAAAGGGTCTTTGTGACCTTATAGCctctttattattttcccaCTGTGCCTAACCCATGTTCCATTTTTATGCATAACAGCAAACGAATATTTCGAGCAACATCAAAGTCCTGATTTGTTCCCTCAGAGCTGGATATTTCAATAAAAGCTGCTAAGAATTTGTTTTTTCTGCCAAGTCCAGAAGTCATCTCTCTCTTACTTTGCTATGGAGGAGGGATCTGCTGAGGAGCTCCTCTTCAAAGACCAGGACTTCTCTTCCGAACTGCTGAGGCAGCTGAATGCTCTGCGGCAGAGTGGGATGCTGACTGATGTTACTCTCTGCTCTGGGGGTTTTGAAGTCCCCTGCCACCGAAATGTGCTGGCTTCCAGCAGCCCGTACTTCAAGGCAATGTTCTGTAACAACTTCAAAGAGAGTCACCAGGCTAAAGTCATCCTGAAGGGCATTGATGCTGAGATTTTGGACCAGATTATCCTTTACGTTTACACGGGGGAGATTCTCATATCCGCCGAGAATGTCTTGTGCCTCTTGGAGACAGCATCCATGCTGCAGTACGCCAAGCTGTTTGAGGCCTGCTCTGCCTACCTCCAAGACAAGCTGACTCCTGACAACTGTCTGAGCATGGTCAGACTGTCAAAAATCTTGAACTGCCAGAGCCTGAATAAGAAAGCCAAGGCTATGGCTTTGAAATGCTTTCCTGAGGTGGCCTCTTCCGAGGACCTGAAGGACCTCTGTCCTTTGGAGCTCCTTGATTACCTTGGGGATGATGACCTCtgcggggaggaggagcaggtcTTTGAGACACTGATGGTCTGGATCCGGCATGACCTCCAGGCAAGACAAGGCTACATCCAAGAGTTGTTCAAGAAGGTTCGGCTTCAGTACGTCCACCCAACTTTCCTCTTCCATTTCATCGCCAATGACTCCCTTGTTCAGTCTTCACCCACTTGCAGGAGCATTCTCGAATCAGCCTGGAGACAGATGTTTTCCTTGTACAGCACCAACGCACCCGACATCAAGCCCATGGTGCACGTTCCTCGCAGGTACTCCAACCAAGAGTTCCTCATCATCGTTGGTGGCAGGAAGGACAACAAGCAGACCACGAGGGATGTCCTGCTCTACGATGATAAGACCAACCAATGGCTAAGCCTGGCCAAACTTCCCATGCGCCTCTACAAACCCTCTGCAGTGAGCTTACACAGCAATATTTATGTGCTTGGAGGGATGCCTGTTAGCAATAAGAAAAGCCCGGTCAGCgataatatttacatttactCCCTCAAACTCAATCAGTGGAGGTTGGTTGAGCCCATGTTAGTTCCACGTTACTCCCACAGAAGCTTGgcatataaaaattatattttatcgTTTGGTGGAATTGGTGAAAACCAAGAAATCCTGAATTCTGTGGAAAGATATGACAGCATCTACAACACCTGCGAGAGCATGGCAAACATGCCTGTTGCTGTCCTTCACCCTGCTGTTGCTGCTAAAGACCAGAGAGTCTACCTCTTTGGGGGAGAAGACATTATGCAAAACCCCGTTCGGCTTATCCAGGTAACAGTCAGTCTTGCTTGTCAGAGGCAGTTTCATCTAAAGTATTCAGTGGTTCATCACCTTGATGAAGGAATCAAACCCTCCAAAAAACTCATTGTGAGTTGTAGCAACAGGCAAGATGAGTTGACACACTGCTTCAGGGAAGTCTTGTCTGTGAGAAGAGTTGCAATTCTTTCATTCTCCCCCTTGAATGTTTCTCAGGCACAAGCCCTGAGACCCTTCCTCACGTGCCAGCTCTGTGCAGGCGAGTTGCTTCCCACAGAGGGCCTGGGAGTTCCCGTGGGTGATGCTACGGCAGGCTACAGCCGACCTCTGTGCCTATCTCCATGCTTGTAATCATCTCACCAAAATCAGTGCTTGCTGTTTGGCCAGCCTGCAGCTGAGCCAGGGTCTCAGCTGCGCACCTGCTCCCTCGCAATGACAGCAAAGATGCCAGTTTGAGATCATTAGAGCAATTAGCCTCTCACTCATCAAAGGGCCAGAGCTTAAACTGACAGTTATTTCACATAAACAGTTGTGTTAAAAGCGTGGGTCCTGCCACATGTTGCTGGATCTCTGCCTGCTTTCAGTGGTTAAAGtatattaggaggaaaaaagacatGAAATCCTTCCTTATCTGATCTGAAGCTTTAGCGCCGCAATGTTACTTTCTCCTTGAGtgtttttcagtggtttaggtAATTTAACTAAGAAGCATCATTAGCAGCCAAGATGGCAACCAGAACACGAGCAATACTTATTTACGATGATAATCCTACTTAATTATCAGGggaaaggaaatgtgtttttcaacGTGGGGAGATGTCCTGGAGATATTTGCTATATTCATCTCTACATGTATATGGCATGACACAGAAGTTGGTGTCACCCACGTACAGATGACTGAGTGATTGTcatctggcagcagctcttttTTTCACATAAATTGATGACTTTGATATCCTTCTAAGTCCTATCAGCAAGTCTCTTTGCTAATCTGATCACATACCAGCCACCAACACAAATACAGCTGCAGAGCAAACACGGGGgccaccagcagagctgggtgacGTTGTGGTTGGTTTGCCCAGGAAATGGGGAAGGCTAAGGCAGGACTACACAGAGtaactggaaaatgaaatgagGTGACCTGCATTTTGGGAGAGTGTTAGCCAGGAGTTACAGCAATTTAATGGCCAGAAGAAGCTTGCTTCTGGCAGAAACTCTCTGCCTTAGTGTGTGTGCTAGCATCCCCTGAGCAGACAAGCCTAGAGAACCAGAATGCTTTCCAAGGGGatgtactagaaaaaaaaaaaaagagtgggtAAATTCTCAAATTTCCAGCAGTTTGAGCCAGTGGATTGTATTCATTAAGACACAATAAAAACCATAAGTTCCTCTGTAATTACAATTGCCAgtcaaaaaaacaacataaacagCTGTGtgtatctttatttatttgtcaggTTTACCATGTCTCCAGGAATACATGGTTTCGGATGGAGACCAGAGTGGTGAAGAACGTCTGTGCACCAGCTGTTGCGATTGGAGACCAGATTATCATTGTAGGAGGTAAGGGCACAGTTTcaccctccctgctgccagcccatgCCCAGATCCTGCAAGATTTCACTCCCTTCCTCTTTAGGATGCCCCCTGTTCTGGCCAGGGATGGTAAGAGCTGCAGCCAGCCATGCTGGCAGTGAGAAGTGTTGATGCCAAGCGTGGCTATCACACTGCAGGGGTGAACATCATGTGAGGGCTGTCCTGTCTGTAACATCTTGTAAAgcatgggaaaaagaaaagaaatatgcacCTCTCAAGGGATCTCAAGGCTGTGGCAGTGGGGAAAAGCTCTCCACAGAACACCTGCTCACTCTGGGTAGCAAAATCTCAGTGGGGAAAACTGGGGGGGAGGAAACTGGGGAAAACtttctgcagagaaaggaagaaacaaaaagccacGGGGACCCTGCTCCTCCCCTGCTGACTCACAGCCTGGCCCTCCCTGACGGCTCTTCTTGGAAGGGTGGAGGTTACAGCTACCATGGCACCAAGGATGGCTTgttggggtgcagggggctATAGGGCTCCTCCTGAGGGTGATGGTGAAATAGCCCAAAAGGGGCATGAAACACCTGGAAAGGAGAAACTTCTCAGTGTCTTATTCACTCAGAGATCAGCCTCTGCCCGTGGCACTTGGAGAGATCAGATCTTGGTACTTTGGCACTCCATAGTCCTTCACGCAGCTTCCCTGACTGCAGGTTGGCAAGAGGAAGCACGTGATAGATTATTTAAGGGAGAATGAGACATAGGGAAGCTTTAGCAGAACAGAGGAGCAAACCCACATCACACAGGGCCTGAATGCAGTATGTTCCCCCTGGACAAGGCCGCTGCTACCCTGTGCGATGAGAGCCGGCGAGAGATGGGTCAAAAGGTCCCAGACCATCCTGTGTGGCAGATGACCCTGATCTCAGCCCAAAGTGCccaaaatacagtattttcaactcttttattttcaaatacttttatcTGAAGGGCCTCTACTGACCCAAGTGATGGTTTCAGGTTAGGGGAAGTGGCTTCAAGGCCTGCACAACAAGGCCCAAAGCAATTTGCTTGCCACGGGCAGTCCTGATTATCTACACAGGTACATAGAGAAGCTACTTCTGGATAACAGTGGACCTCTCAGCAATGTGAGGTTAAACCACCCCATCCACTGTGCTGCTGGCATGGTGACCAGCACAGAAGTGGCATGGAGGGTAAGGGAGTGGAGCAAGCAGTGGTGGGACTGCGCTGTCAAGTACCCAGCTCCATGGGGTACAGAGCTAACTCCAACCCAACCAGCCATTGTCACTCCCTCTGTCCTTTCTGGCTTCCCATATCACTGgtttctgtatttctgagtGAGGCTCTAGGAGCCTTTTGGGTAAAAAGAATTACTCTGTGACTTCTGAAGATGCACGCAGAAAACTGCAGGCTCCAGCTGTATTTGAGAAGCCTGATCTGATAGGTTTTGTTGTGCTCATCAAGCCTTAGCTGCCAAGGTGATAGGAGACAGGGTGAGGACAAACAAGGGAAGATAGACAAGCAGGCAGTCTTGTGACACATCATCACTTTCCGGCTTAAATAGCTTAATTCTGCCAAATTATGCACCAGTATAAACTGAGACATAAACCCTAATTCCCATCTGTCTCTTCCACCTCTGGTTTTGCATTTAGGGTACACCCGGAGAATAATTGCTTACGATACAAAAGGCAACAAGTTTGTTAAATGTGCAGACATGAAGGACAGGCGCATGCATCACGGGGCCACTGTCATCAAGAACAAGCTGTATGTCACAGGGGGACGGTGTCTCACTGTGGACAACACCATCGAAGACTCAGATTCCTTGGACTGCTATGACCCAGAGACGGACACATGGACAATGAAGGGAAAACTGCCACACAAACTCTTTGACCATGGGTGCCTTACACTCCAGTGCGTCCCCTGTTCTAACCTTCTCTGAATGACTTTTGGTGCATCCCAGGACATTCCTGGTGTTTTCCTTCCCAGAAAGGACCCACCTTGCTCTGCACAGAGCACATGGGGAATCCTTATGGAGTCCCACAGACTCCTGTTCTTGAAGGTAGCAGTGGGGCTGGTCATTCCCCAAGTGCCCTGACACAAAGGTCACAAGCTTCGTGTTTGTACCATAGCCATCTGACCGGTATTGTGTGTGGTGCTGCTGAAGTCCAGCCCCGAGGCCTtacccagcagctcagcagaaaaccaaaaaaatactGGGCAAGAACACAAAGCAGGATTTGGTCTTGTGAAGACTTCGAAATGAAAGGTGAATAGGAGTGCTGACACCTCCAGAGAACGTGAGATCTGGGTAACCTGCATTTATGTTAGCATGTGAAGAAGCAGAACTATTCAGCTGCATGGCACAGCCCTTTGCTGCTCGGTGCTGACCAAGCTTTCCATGTCCAATGGCAGGAGCATTTGGAATAGGAAGCCCCAAGCCCTGGTTGTGTAGCCAGCCCAGTAGCATCTATATGCATTAGCTACAGCAATTGTCTCGTAAGACATAGAATTTTAATGACATcaaattagaaattagaaaaaggCTGATGCTTTGGTCTGAATGTTCATATTACAAGATGCACATTTGATTTTCTTGAGCTACCTCTGTTTCATGGTGCAGTAAAGAGTTGTGTTTCGTTTACCTGCACTCCAAAGGAGCAGGAGAAGGGATAATGGAAATAAAGATTGTCTGTGTCTTCTTTTTGGAGGGCTCTTGTTTTCCTGGAAGCTTGCTTCTCCCTTTGCA from Anas platyrhynchos isolate ZD024472 breed Pekin duck chromosome 2, IASCAAS_PekinDuck_T2T, whole genome shotgun sequence encodes:
- the KLHL38 gene encoding kelch-like protein 38, which encodes MEEGSAEELLFKDQDFSSELLRQLNALRQSGMLTDVTLCSGGFEVPCHRNVLASSSPYFKAMFCNNFKESHQAKVILKGIDAEILDQIILYVYTGEILISAENVLCLLETASMLQYAKLFEACSAYLQDKLTPDNCLSMVRLSKILNCQSLNKKAKAMALKCFPEVASSEDLKDLCPLELLDYLGDDDLCGEEEQVFETLMVWIRHDLQARQGYIQELFKKVRLQYVHPTFLFHFIANDSLVQSSPTCRSILESAWRQMFSLYSTNAPDIKPMVHVPRRYSNQEFLIIVGGRKDNKQTTRDVLLYDDKTNQWLSLAKLPMRLYKPSAVSLHSNIYVLGGMPVSNKKSPVSDNIYIYSLKLNQWRLVEPMLVPRYSHRSLAYKNYILSFGGIGENQEILNSVERYDSIYNTCESMANMPVAVLHPAVAAKDQRVYLFGGEDIMQNPVRLIQVYHVSRNTWFRMETRVVKNVCAPAVAIGDQIIIVGGYTRRIIAYDTKGNKFVKCADMKDRRMHHGATVIKNKLYVTGGRCLTVDNTIEDSDSLDCYDPETDTWTMKGKLPHKLFDHGCLTLQCVPCSNLL